The region CTCCAGGAAATGCCTATCTCATTTGGTTGTTCACATAAAAACACTACATCTACAAACTCCAAGAGTTACTGTTctaacaagaacagaggataaacATAATTTATTTTTTACGGAACAGTGAGGATCAAACATGGATCAGAGACTACACACTCGGCACAAATCAGTTCATCACGTCAAACTTGAGGAGATCAACATATTTCCAAGACCAATCTCACCACCAAAGTAGTTAATCAAGCCAAACTTCAGGCAATCAACAAAGTCCATGATCAATTTCACCACTAAATTAGTGTAGCACGCCAAACTTAGGAGATCAACAAGGTTTCACGCCAAATTCAGCACCAAATCAGTTCACCATATGCCAAACTTGAGGAAATCAACATAGTTTCATGACCAATTTCACCACCAATGTAAGTTCATCATATGCCAAACTTGAGGAAATTAAACCAACTTCACCACCAGACTACGATCCAAGACGATCAACGAAGCAAAACAAAGAAAGAAAGACACCAAACATCACCAAATCAACAAGGCGTCTCATACTCTCGCACGGGCCATCTTCCATGAGTACTACCACTAAGGACTACTTGACTCGCCTCTCAACTTGAGATTGACGTGGAAGATGTTCTTGGGCCCCTCCTCCTTCACCTTGAGCAGGGTCACCCAGAGGATGCCATTCTTCATCTCAGCCTTGATCTTGTGCATCTTGTACACGTCAGCAGGCATCTCCATGCGGCGGTTGTACCTCGGCACCGCGGAGTCGTCTTCGCTGTCCCAGGGCTGCTTCTCGCCCTCGCCCTTGATCACCAGGATGTTCTTCTCCGCCCTCACCTTCACTTGCTCCTTCGTCATCCCCGACATTGGCACCTTGAGGTACACCGCGTCGTTGTCCTCCTTCGTCAACCACCGTCCGAGACGTGACATCCCAACAGTGGAGGAGAGGCCGGTCTCCATCAGAGATAGCAGACGGGCCTTACTGGTCGGTGCATTGTGCGGCTCGAGCATGTCTGCAGAATCAACATCCTGCAAGAAGCTGATCAGAACGATTTGACTTCAGAACAAACGCAAAGAAACGGCGCACCACAGGTGGGGaagcaaagcataccctgcaagaaGAAGCTGGGGATGACGAGGTCACGGCCGCTGTAGTTGTCGTTGTCGTCGTAGCGGGCGAAATGCAACGACGCATTCCATTTTTctagaaagaaataaagaaaagaaaagaaacgcgCAACAGAAGTCCCCCTCGAATCGAAGAATCAGCGCAACGACGCCCTTCTAGGACCAGCGACCTGGTGGACCTGAGGGAGCCCGCGGCAGCAGTTGATGAGCAGGGGAA is a window of Triticum dicoccoides isolate Atlit2015 ecotype Zavitan chromosome 2B, WEW_v2.0, whole genome shotgun sequence DNA encoding:
- the LOC119368543 gene encoding 26.2 kDa heat shock protein, mitochondrial-like is translated as MRRCISPATTTTTTTAAVTSSSPASSCRDVDSADMLEPHNAPTSKARLLSLMETGLSSTVGMSRLGRWLTKEDNDAVYLKVPMSGMTKEQVKVRAEKNILVIKGEGEKQPWDSEDDSAVPRYNRRMEMPADVYKMHKIKAEMKNGILWVTLLKVKEEGPKNIFHVNLKLRGESSSP